One part of the Gammaproteobacteria bacterium genome encodes these proteins:
- a CDS encoding ABC transporter ATP-binding protein, which produces MNPAAVFQAHGLTKVYHMGEVEVHALRGIDLDLFSGEFVVLLGPSGSGKSTLLNILGGLDTPTGGRVMYGERELTRYDDAELTAYRREHVGFVFQFYNLIPSLTARENVALVTDIAQNPMTPEEALRLVDLGERMNHFPAQLSGGEQQRVAIARAVAKRPAVLLCDEPTGALDVATGIKVLEVIERVNREIGTTTVVITHNVVIAGMADRVIHLSNGLIQSEERNAARVAPGQLSW; this is translated from the coding sequence ATGAATCCCGCCGCCGTCTTTCAGGCCCACGGTCTCACCAAGGTTTACCACATGGGTGAAGTGGAGGTGCACGCCCTGCGCGGCATCGACCTCGACCTCTTCAGTGGGGAGTTCGTCGTGCTGCTCGGCCCCTCCGGCAGTGGGAAATCCACCTTGCTCAACATCCTGGGCGGGCTCGACACGCCGACCGGCGGCCGCGTGATGTACGGCGAGCGGGAGCTGACGCGTTACGACGACGCCGAGCTGACCGCCTACCGGCGCGAGCACGTCGGTTTCGTGTTCCAGTTCTACAACCTGATCCCCAGCCTCACCGCGCGCGAGAACGTCGCGCTGGTGACGGACATCGCGCAGAATCCGATGACACCCGAGGAGGCGCTGCGGCTGGTCGACCTCGGCGAGCGGATGAATCATTTTCCGGCCCAGTTGTCGGGCGGCGAGCAGCAGCGGGTCGCGATCGCGCGCGCGGTGGCGAAGCGGCCGGCGGTGCTGCTGTGCGACGAGCCGACCGGCGCGCTCGATGTCGCCACCGGCATCAAGGTGCTGGAGGTGATCGAGCGCGTCAATCGCGAGATCGGCACCACGACCGTCGTCATCACCCATAATGTGGTCATCGCCGGCATGGCCGATCGCGTCATCCATCTGAGCAACGGCCTGATCCAGAGCGAGGAGCGCAACGCCGCGCGCGTCGCGCCGGGGCAACTGAGCTGGTAG